A stretch of Candidatus Babeliales bacterium DNA encodes these proteins:
- a CDS encoding GspE/PulE family protein, whose amino-acid sequence YSVMNPPKRIQGALISRIKIMAHLDIAEKRIPQDGRIAIKVGDKPYDIRVSVLPVAFGERIVMRLLDKSRTFTGLKDIGFSDRDYKVIEKNISRPNGIIYVTGPTGSGKTSTLYSILNQLNRPEVNIVTVEDPIEYQMTGVGQVGVREKVGLTFAAALRSILRQDPDIVMIGETRDQETAQIAVQAALTGHLVLSTLHTNSAPASITRLIDMGVEPFLIASSVVMVVAQRLVRKLCPHCKKEFHPNIELLERIGVSAKEAKEIKFYEPVGCDECNQTGYRGRVAIFEIMEMTQTIAKLTMERSETGIIREQALKDGMIPLIKDGLRRIKDGLTTIEEVLAVATIEQESIDE is encoded by the coding sequence GTATAGTGTTATGAATCCACCTAAGCGTATTCAGGGTGCACTTATTTCTCGTATTAAAATTATGGCACATCTTGATATTGCGGAAAAGCGTATCCCGCAAGATGGAAGAATTGCAATTAAAGTTGGTGACAAACCATACGATATTCGTGTTTCGGTGTTACCAGTAGCATTTGGTGAGCGTATAGTAATGCGTTTGCTTGATAAATCACGAACATTCACCGGATTAAAAGATATTGGATTTAGTGACCGTGATTATAAAGTTATTGAAAAGAATATTAGTCGCCCCAATGGCATTATTTATGTTACAGGTCCGACAGGTTCTGGTAAAACGAGCACGTTGTATTCTATTTTAAATCAACTTAACCGTCCTGAAGTTAATATTGTAACAGTAGAAGATCCTATTGAATATCAAATGACAGGAGTTGGGCAAGTTGGGGTCAGAGAAAAAGTTGGACTTACATTTGCAGCTGCACTGCGTTCAATTTTACGACAAGATCCTGATATTGTTATGATCGGGGAAACGCGTGACCAAGAGACAGCGCAAATTGCAGTGCAAGCGGCGCTAACCGGACATCTTGTGCTCAGTACGTTGCATACAAATAGTGCTCCTGCTTCAATTACGCGATTAATTGATATGGGTGTTGAGCCGTTTTTAATTGCATCATCAGTGGTGATGGTTGTTGCACAGCGATTAGTACGTAAATTATGTCCACATTGCAAAAAAGAATTTCATCCAAATATAGAATTGCTTGAACGTATTGGTGTGTCTGCTAAAGAAGCGAAAGAAATTAAATTTTACGAACCGGTTGGTTGTGATGAATGTAATCAAACTGGATATCGCGGTCGTGTTGCAATTTTTGAAATCATGGAAATGACGCAGACAATTGCAAAATTAACTATGGAACGCTCTGAAACGGGTATAATTCGCGAACAGGCACTCAAAGATGGGATGATTCCATTGATTAAAGATGGTTTGCGTAGAATTAAAGATGGTCTGACAACTATTGAAGAAGTTCTTGCTGTTGCAACAA